The genomic region ATAATTACCATCAATTGGTTTTGCCTTTATACGGTGTCATTTATATTGAATTAGATACCGTTAGCACGAGAGTGGGGCCTGGCGAGTGTGTTGTGATTAGATCGGGCGATACGCATTATTTCACGGCAAAAGAAGAGTCGCGCTTCGTGGTCGCTGATATGAGCGAATTGCCCGAAAATCTGTGCGATATGTCCAGCTCGGTGTTCTCGGTATCGGAGCCTCTGCGGTGCTATCTAAGTTTTATTGAGTCGCAGCTTGAACACCAAGTGAATACGCATCTCGAAGCGTCGATGTATCATCTGTTTTTTAAACTTTTAGCTGAACAAAACACGCTCAGGCATATCGACATTCGCGTATTATCTGCGCAGACGTATATAGCTGATCATCTATCATCGAGGTTGTCGATAGACCACTTAGCTTCAATTGCCTGCCTAAGCCAGACACAATTTAAAAAAGTCTTTAAAGAACACGTAGGCTTCAGTGTTATGCAGTACATCACACACGTGCGTATGGAAAAGGCTAAGGCATTGTTAGCTCACACGGATTACCCCGTTCAACTAGTCGCTGAAAAGGTAGGCTATACAGATGTGTCTTCGTTTAGTCGACGGTTCACCGCTCATTTTGGTTTGACCCCCCGTGAAATAACCCACTGATGCAGAAACGGCTTATAAGCCTATAAAAGCGTCCGATCTGCATAATAGTTATAGCGCAAATCATTACACTAATGCTTTCTAATAACCGCTAAACGTGTTGATCTAATGAACGAACTTAAAGGCCGCTTTGCTATATTGCTTTCATGTTTTTTGTGGGGAACGACAGGTGTAGCAGCAAGCTTTGCGCCGAACGTCAGCTCCTTAGCAATAGGGGCTTTTTCGATGGGTGTTGGTGGCTTATTGCTGATGCTAACGTCAATGCGGTCGCTTCAACAAGATTGGCATTTATTATGGCGTTGTCGCGTGCTGGTCGTGGTAGGTGCTTTGGCTGTTGTTGTGTACCCACTCGCTTTTTATTCATCCATGCGCTTGGCCGGTCTTGCCGTTGGTAATGTGGTTTCGTTAGCCAGCGCTCCGTTTTTCGCTATCGGGTTTGAGTGTCTGATCAGCAAAAAAAGACCAAGTTTCGCTTTGTTGCTTTCACTCGCTATCGGCTCAGCAGGCATCGTGTTGTTAGCGTTACAAAAAGGGGAAGCCTATGCGGATGCAGCCACCAATCATTTGCAAGGTATAGTGTTAGGTTTGTTAGCCGGTTTGAGCTACGGGCTTTATTCTTGGACAGCCAAACGAATGATTATGCAGGGTGTTAAATCACAGTCGGCTATGGGCAGTATGTTTGGGCTCGCTTCTATCGTATTAATTACCACGCTTTTTTTTACAGGCGAACAGATATTCGCTAGCCAAATGAATACGGGAGTCGTGCTTTATATCGCACTAGTCCCTATGTTTATAGGCTACCTCGCGTTCGGATATGGTTTAGGCTTTGTACCCGCTAGCAGTGCAACACTCATGACGTTGTTTGAGCCAGTGGTCGCTACCGTATTAGCCATAGTCGTACTAGGGGAAGTGGTTACTGCGCTTGGTTGGTTAGGCATGGTGTTCATAATGATGTGCTTATTGTTACAGCTTACTGTGAGGCAAAATAATTCACCGGATTAGCAATCATCTTAGAGCGCTGCATTTTTACTCTGAAATGAACATCGCCGCTACCCTTTTAGGAATCCAGCGGCTCAAAAGAGCAGCTGGATATATTGCACAATAAAGGCTGTGTAGCTGTGTGGGATTTGAGGGAGGAGGTTAGCCTGTAAACGCATCCATATCAGCTTTGGTTGGCAGCGTATTGATCGCTCCTTGCTTAGTCACTGTAAACGCCCCACAACGGCTGGCGAACTGCAGTGCTGGTAACAAGGCAGCAGGTGTTTTGCATAAGTTTTCTAGTGCTGCACGATCAATGTTCTGCTCTGACAGTGAATAGAGCAAGCCACCTACAAATGAATCTCCGGCGGCAGTGCTATCCACCATTTTGACTTTAGGCGGAACCACTTCACCGTTACCTGCTAATGTGTAATAGCGTAAAGGTTTGCCGCCATCGGTGACTAAAACCACCGAGGCGCCGTTGGTAAGGATGCGTTGTATGACGTCATCATGCGATTCGCCGCGGCATAAATAGTCTAGCTCTTCGATGCAGACTTTGAGCATGTCAACATGCGGCATGCAGCGCCATACAGCGGTGTAGGCATCTTCATCTTCGGGCCATAAATTATGGCGCAAGTTCACGTCAAAGCTGATTAAAAAACCGGCTTCATGTGCTTTGCGTATGCCGGCGATGGTGACATCGCGAATACCTTCTTCAGTCAGTGTGTTTGAGCAAAAGTGAAAAATCCCTGGCTCATCAAACCATTCTGATTTGAACTCTTCGGCGCGGAACAAAAGATCAGCCGATGGGCTACGGTAAAATTGAAAGCTGCGGTCGCCATCTTTGTCTAATGATACAAAAGCTAGTGCTGTTTTAGCTTCTGTCGTTTGTAGCATGTAACGGGTGTCGACACCGCAATTGTTTAGTGTTTCGATAAGAAAGTCACCAAACATATCTTGGCCTACTTTGCCGGCAAAGTAACTTGGCGCGCCGAGCTTTCCGACGGCAGCGGCAACGTTAGCAGGCGCCCCGCCAGGGAACTTAATAAATGCTTCGTGTGTATTGTTTAAATCGTCGGTATAACTAATCGAGAGCATATCAATTAGTGCTTCACCAAAGGCGATGACCTTTTTCATGTTGTCTCCGTAAAAAACGACTTAGTCGTTTTATTGTTATTCTAGTTAACGCGTGAATTCTAGAACCGCTCAGATAAAATAAGCAAATACTCTATTGAGCATGAGTTAAATAAATAATCAATGAATCATAAATTAGATTTTTGTAACAATTGAAATAATCTATATTCAGGACTGTGCTATTAACACAGCAAAAACTAATGCCGAACAACAATAAGGAGAGAGGCATGAGCGAATCAGTACGACAACGTATACTTGTCGTGGATGATGAAGCCGACATGCGGGAGCTGCTCCAAGACCTTTTTGAAGACAGTGGGTACGATGTATTGACTGTTTCTAATGGTCAAGGGATGCGCGATGCATTACAAGAGGGAGCCTACTCTTTGGTGATCCTCGATCTTCGCTTAAAAGGCGAAGATGGTATGTTGTTGGCACGCGAGCTCCGCGAAAGCTCCAGTATCCCCATCATGATGCTCACAGGCAAAGGCGATGAAACCGATCGAATATTAGGCCTTGAGTTAGCGGCTGATGATTTTTTGATGAAGCCTTTCAATAACCGAGAGCTGTTAGCCCGCGTACGAGCCATGTTGCGGCGTACAACGCAGTTGAGTAAGCCTGTTGCCCGTAAGGATGATAGCTACAGTCATGAGCGTTTGAGCTTTGATGGGTGGGTCTTAGATTTGACCGGGCGAGAGCTGATT from Neptunomonas phycophila harbors:
- a CDS encoding AraC family transcriptional regulator, with product MLNTLSIRSYTRQRAGHAHNYHQLVLPLYGVIYIELDTVSTRVGPGECVVIRSGDTHYFTAKEESRFVVADMSELPENLCDMSSSVFSVSEPLRCYLSFIESQLEHQVNTHLEASMYHLFFKLLAEQNTLRHIDIRVLSAQTYIADHLSSRLSIDHLASIACLSQTQFKKVFKEHVGFSVMQYITHVRMEKAKALLAHTDYPVQLVAEKVGYTDVSSFSRRFTAHFGLTPREITH
- a CDS encoding response regulator, with the protein product MSESVRQRILVVDDEADMRELLQDLFEDSGYDVLTVSNGQGMRDALQEGAYSLVILDLRLKGEDGMLLARELRESSSIPIMMLTGKGDETDRILGLELAADDFLMKPFNNRELLARVRAMLRRTTQLSKPVARKDDSYSHERLSFDGWVLDLTGRELIRPDGETESLTYGEFALLEALVRSPNRAFSRDQLLEATRGMNTDVFDRTIDVLILRLRRKIEPNPRQPTYIRTERGVGYIFNGNVIQC
- a CDS encoding DMT family transporter — protein: MNELKGRFAILLSCFLWGTTGVAASFAPNVSSLAIGAFSMGVGGLLLMLTSMRSLQQDWHLLWRCRVLVVVGALAVVVYPLAFYSSMRLAGLAVGNVVSLASAPFFAIGFECLISKKRPSFALLLSLAIGSAGIVLLALQKGEAYADAATNHLQGIVLGLLAGLSYGLYSWTAKRMIMQGVKSQSAMGSMFGLASIVLITTLFFTGEQIFASQMNTGVVLYIALVPMFIGYLAFGYGLGFVPASSATLMTLFEPVVATVLAIVVLGEVVTALGWLGMVFIMMCLLLQLTVRQNNSPD
- a CDS encoding carbohydrate kinase family protein, with protein sequence MKKVIAFGEALIDMLSISYTDDLNNTHEAFIKFPGGAPANVAAAVGKLGAPSYFAGKVGQDMFGDFLIETLNNCGVDTRYMLQTTEAKTALAFVSLDKDGDRSFQFYRSPSADLLFRAEEFKSEWFDEPGIFHFCSNTLTEEGIRDVTIAGIRKAHEAGFLISFDVNLRHNLWPEDEDAYTAVWRCMPHVDMLKVCIEELDYLCRGESHDDVIQRILTNGASVVLVTDGGKPLRYYTLAGNGEVVPPKVKMVDSTAAGDSFVGGLLYSLSEQNIDRAALENLCKTPAALLPALQFASRCGAFTVTKQGAINTLPTKADMDAFTG